One window from the genome of Nicotiana sylvestris chromosome 9, ASM39365v2, whole genome shotgun sequence encodes:
- the LOC104248469 gene encoding disease resistance protein Roq1-like isoform X2 codes for MESRVREVSSLLRMETHDVRFIGIWGMGGIGKTTIASAVFGKYSGLFEGVCFLDNVAEMQRTYGLQYLQGVLLSKILKVSLTITSVYEGMEIIKKRLRTMKVLIILDDVNQKDQLEMLVGWHDWFGSGSRILITTRDKHLLDNHIVDEVYSVNLMTLNEAIELFSLHAFKQRIPKKDFEELSNQVVHCAALLPLALKVLGSFLYGLDRSQWRSAWESLKDLPNDEILAKLKISFEGLGHVDQRLFLDIACFYRGKLRSYVEEILESCDIGSTIRIKVLIEKSLLFISPYDTIEMHDLIQEMAWHIVSQDDSRRSRIWLPEDIEDLFTGNLEAESVEGLWIPRNYIPKQDISYYNISEAFRRMKRLRVLVVRATNFCSIDPITHLPSSLRWLDWEACPLNSLPQSFEPSKLLRLDILECSTLQKLWLIPKGLDKLKTLYLSYCEHLEEVPSFELMPNLERVKLEGCKSLREVSPSFGVLMKLTSLELIDCQSLEKLPSYIQMESLKSLKLSCLPKLRELPETKGLHRLLTLELTDCQSLEMLPSCNQMESLVILKLSCLPKIMALPATEGMHHLLELVIEYTPIVELPVSIGNLGSLKQLWLSHCKDLVSIPNSFSCLKNLRVLVIYNCKRFADLPEKMGDLKLLEKLVISGTAISRIPPSVADLGELSFLSFSRWFGYREDATFLLPSASGSSSFRVLKLKKHTLCSGEHFQDLGCLSSLAHLDFTRNDFTSFNESNNQPFHYLDITFCEKLVLPRLPACIKELYAYDPLVLKSIPDFPTKYSELYSVSFAQHIENRGELTDILHFVLRLISAASQCEKVLPFSIFSPGDIRWSGFNYYRKEHTKRFSTPLDPCWYESKFKGFVICFRVPLDTVQNQKPLDAKSRRGSHWFGCTKVTVKLVQRYDRQEQDVLQKKCLIVARQAFCSHSSKYAICFSYIPFVALWHTSDSEKGKKPNDYCFFEASIDPGTATKWGLLLVYENKIQQIDQSTIVVQRDVESPSSDLLRESNDDQGQKTEDASVKRRRLDICQRDNMVSFEAGCSMKFQAIKDSCSPSEFQTFQIIPDQQLETPCSSAAQSFRHREESCSSGQPQTLQLPLADPQVDEVINEATSGMVFEQLEAPSSSEQPESFEVSPDEHKDNSVTNGSSSSEVFQELEAPCSSGQPQILQLFPEHS; via the exons ATGGAATCTCGAGTGCGTGAAGTAAGTTCATTACTAAGGATGGAAACACATGATGTTCGTTTTATTGGAATTTGGGGGATGGGCGGCATTGGTAAGACAACAATTGCAAGCGCTGTGTTTGGCAAATATTCTGGCCTATTTGAAGGTGTTTGTTTTCTTGATAATGTTGCAGAAATGCAAAGGACATATGGACTGCAATATTTGCAAGGTGTTCTCCTCTCAAAAATCCTAAAGGTAAGCTTAACTATTACAAGTGTATATGAAGGCATGGAAATCATAAAGAAGAGGTTGCGCACAATGAAGGTTTTGATCATTCTTGATGATGTAAATCAAAAAGACCAATTAGAAATGTTAGTTGGATGGCATGATTGGTTTGGTAGTGGTAGTAGAATTTTGATTACAACAAGAGATAAACATTTGTTAGATAATCATATTGTGGATGAAGTGTATTCTGTGAACTTGATGACTCTTAATGAAGCTATTGAGCTATTTAGCCTACATGCCTTTAAGCAAAGAATTCCTAAGAAAGACTTTGAGGAGCTTTCAAATCAAGTTGTACATTGTGCCGCTTTGCTCCCTTTAGCTTTGAAAGTTTTAGGTTCGTTTCTCTATGGATTAGACAGGAGCCAGTGGAGATCCGCTTGGGAAAGCCTGAAGGATCtgccaaatgatgaaattcttgCTAAGCTTAAGATAAGTTTTGAAGGACTGGGGCATGTTGATCAGAGACTCTTTCTAGATATTGCATGCTTTTATAGAGGAAAATTGAGGAGTTATGTAGAGGAAATACTTGAGAGCTGCGATATCGGATCTACAATAAGAATAAAAGTCTTGATTGAAAAGTCTCTCTTATTTATCTCACCATATGACACAATTGAAATGCATGATTTGATACAAGAAATGGCCTGGCACATCGTGAGTCAAGATGACTCGCGAAGGAGTAGAATATGGCTTCCCGAGGACATCGAGGATTTGTTTACTGGGAATTTG GAAGCAGAATCTGTGGAGGGACTATGGATACCAAGGAATTACATTCCAAAACAGGATATATCATATTACAACATCAGTGAAGCATTTAGGAGAATGAAAAGATTAAGGGTACTTGTAGTTAGAGCAACAAATTTCTGCTCTATTGACCCGATTACTCATCTTCCTAGCAGCCTAAGGTGGCTTGATTGGGAAGCTTGCCCTTTAAATTCATTGCCACAGAGTTTTGAACCATCAAAGCTTCTTCGCCTTGATATACTCGAATGTAGTACACTTCAGAAACTCTGGTTAATTCCGAAG GGTTTGGACAAATTAAAAACTTTGTACCTCAGCTATTGCGAACACTTGGAAGAAGTTCCAAGCTTTGAGTTGATGCCAAATTTAGAGAGAGTAAAGCTAGAGGGATGTAAGAGTTTGAGAGAAGTGAGCCCATCGTTTGGAGTTCTCATGAAGCTCACTTCACTGGAGCTAATTGATTGTCAGAGCCTTGAGAAGCTTCCAAGTTATATTCAGATGGAATCCCTTAAGAGTCTCAAACTTTCTTGTCTTCCAAAGTTGAGGGAATTACCAGAAACCAAGGGGTTGCACCGTTTATTGACATTGGAGCTAACTGATTGTCAGAGTCTTGAGATGCTTCCAAGTTGTAATCAGATGGAATCTCTTGTGATTCTCAAACTTTCTTGTCTTCCAAAAATAATGGCTTTGCCGGCAACAGAAGGGATGCACCATTTATTGGAACTTGTTATAGAATATACTCCAATAGTAGAGCTTCCGGTGTCAATTGGAAATCTTGGTTCCCTCAAACAACTATGGTTAAGTCATTGTAAAGATCTGGTAAGCATTCCGAACAGCTTTTCTTGTCTGAAGAATCTAAGAGTTCTTGTGATCTACAACTGCAAAAGATTTGCAGATTTGCCAGAGAAGATGGGGGACTTGAAGCTTTTAGAAAAGCTAGTAATATCTGGTACTGCAATTTCCCGTATACCCCCTTCAGTTGCAGACCTTGGTGAACTAAGCTTTTTATCATTCTCTCGCTGGTTTGGATACAGAGAAGATGCAACTTTTCTGTTACCCTCTGCATCAGGTTCATCGTCGTTTAGGGTGTTAAAGCTTAAGAAGCACACACTATGCAGTGGAGAACATTTTCAGGATCTTGGATGCTTATCTTCTTTGGCTCACTTGGATTTCACTAGAAATGATTTTACGAGTTTCAATGAAAGCAACAATCAGCCCTTTCATTACCTAGATATAACATTTTGTGAGAAGCTTGTATTGCCCAGACTTCCAGCATGCATAAAGGAGTTATATGCATATGATCCTTTAGTCTTGAAAAGCATTCCTGATTTCCCCACAAAATATTCAGAGCTGTATTCAGTGTCATTCGCACAGCATATTGAGAACAGAGGGGAACTGACTGATATCTTGCACTTTGTCCTTCGTTTAATTAGTGCGGCATCTCAG TGTGAGAAAGTGCTACCTTTTAGCATTTTTTCCCCTGGAGATATAAGATGGAGCGGGTTCAATTATTATCGAAAAGAACATACAAAAAGATTCTCCACTCCACTTGATCCATGTTGGTATGAGAGTAAATTCAAGGGATTTGTTATATGCTTTCGTGTACCATTGGATACTGTTCAGAACCAGAAACCTTTGGATGCTAAATCACGAAGAGGAAGTCACTGGTTCGGTTGCACTAAGGTTACAGTTAAGTTAGTGCAAAGATATGACAGGCAAGAACAAGATGTACTCCAGAAAAAATGTTTGATTGTTGCTCGCCAAGCATTTTGCTCTCATAGTAGTAAATATGCCATTTGCTTTAGCTACATACCTTTTGTAGCACTATGGCATACTTCTGATAGTGAAAAGGGGAAGAAGCCAAATGACTATTGCTTCTTTGAGGCGTCTATAGACCCAGGCACTGCAACAAAATGGGGACTTCTTCTGGTGTACGAGAATAAAATTCAACAGATAGATCAATCAACCATCGTGGTCCAACGTGATGTTGAGTCTCCAAGTTCTGACCTGTTGAGAGAATCTAATGATGACCAAGGCCAGAAAACGGAGGATGCTTCTGTTAAGAGAAGACGGCTTGATATTTGTCAAAGAGATAATATGGTTTCATTTGAAGCTGGCTGCTCTATGAAATTTCAAGCGATAAAGGACTCATGCTCTCCCAGTGAGTTTCAAACTTTCCAAATAATTCCTGATCAACAATTGGAAACACCATGCTCTTCTGCAGCTCAAAGCTTCCGACACAGGGAAGAGTCATGCTCTTCTGGACAGCCACAAACTTTACAGCTCCCTCTAGCTGATCCACAAGTTGATGAAGTGATAAATGAGGCTACCTCCGGCATGGTATTTGAACAACTGGAAGCGCCAAGCTCTTCCGAGCAGCCTGAATCTTTTGAAGTCTCTCCAGATGAGCACAAAGATAATTCAGTGACAAATGGGTCTAGCAGCTCTGAGGTATTCCAAGAATTGGAGGCACCATGCTCTTCTGGACAACCTCAAATTCTCCAGCTCTTTCCCGAGCATTCATGA
- the LOC104248469 gene encoding disease resistance protein Roq1-like isoform X1: MASTSSPTQNWKNDVFLSFRGEDTRKTFVGHLYYALKHKGIHTFKDDVRLERGKSISPELVKAIEQSRFAIVVFSKNYASSTWCLDELVKIMKCKKELGLTVMPIFYDVDPSDVSKQSGTFAESFSRHEENLRDDLEKVQCWRDAFGEAGKTAGYDLPNGYDGYESNCIQHVVEDILGKLCQVTSTIDNDLVGMESRVREVSSLLRMETHDVRFIGIWGMGGIGKTTIASAVFGKYSGLFEGVCFLDNVAEMQRTYGLQYLQGVLLSKILKVSLTITSVYEGMEIIKKRLRTMKVLIILDDVNQKDQLEMLVGWHDWFGSGSRILITTRDKHLLDNHIVDEVYSVNLMTLNEAIELFSLHAFKQRIPKKDFEELSNQVVHCAALLPLALKVLGSFLYGLDRSQWRSAWESLKDLPNDEILAKLKISFEGLGHVDQRLFLDIACFYRGKLRSYVEEILESCDIGSTIRIKVLIEKSLLFISPYDTIEMHDLIQEMAWHIVSQDDSRRSRIWLPEDIEDLFTGNLEAESVEGLWIPRNYIPKQDISYYNISEAFRRMKRLRVLVVRATNFCSIDPITHLPSSLRWLDWEACPLNSLPQSFEPSKLLRLDILECSTLQKLWLIPKGLDKLKTLYLSYCEHLEEVPSFELMPNLERVKLEGCKSLREVSPSFGVLMKLTSLELIDCQSLEKLPSYIQMESLKSLKLSCLPKLRELPETKGLHRLLTLELTDCQSLEMLPSCNQMESLVILKLSCLPKIMALPATEGMHHLLELVIEYTPIVELPVSIGNLGSLKQLWLSHCKDLVSIPNSFSCLKNLRVLVIYNCKRFADLPEKMGDLKLLEKLVISGTAISRIPPSVADLGELSFLSFSRWFGYREDATFLLPSASGSSSFRVLKLKKHTLCSGEHFQDLGCLSSLAHLDFTRNDFTSFNESNNQPFHYLDITFCEKLVLPRLPACIKELYAYDPLVLKSIPDFPTKYSELYSVSFAQHIENRGELTDILHFVLRLISAASQCEKVLPFSIFSPGDIRWSGFNYYRKEHTKRFSTPLDPCWYESKFKGFVICFRVPLDTVQNQKPLDAKSRRGSHWFGCTKVTVKLVQRYDRQEQDVLQKKCLIVARQAFCSHSSKYAICFSYIPFVALWHTSDSEKGKKPNDYCFFEASIDPGTATKWGLLLVYENKIQQIDQSTIVVQRDVESPSSDLLRESNDDQGQKTEDASVKRRRLDICQRDNMVSFEAGCSMKFQAIKDSCSPSEFQTFQIIPDQQLETPCSSAAQSFRHREESCSSGQPQTLQLPLADPQVDEVINEATSGMVFEQLEAPSSSEQPESFEVSPDEHKDNSVTNGSSSSEVFQELEAPCSSGQPQILQLFPEHS; encoded by the exons ATGGCTTCTACTTCTTCACCCACTCAAAATTGGAAGAATGATGTTTTCTTGAGTTTTAGAGGTGAAGATACTCGTAAAACTTTTGTGGGTCATCTCTACTATGCTCTAAAACATAAAGGGATTCATACTTTCAAAGATGATGTAAGGCTGGAGAGAGGAAAGTCCATTTCACCTGAACTTGTGAAAGCTATTGAACAATCAAGATTTGCTATTGTTGTATTTTCTAAGAACTATGCATCCTCCACTTGGTGCTTGGATGAACTTGTAAAGATCATGAAATGCAAGAAAGAATTAGGACTAACTGTGATGCCCATATTCTATGACGTAGATCCATCGGATGTGAGTAAGCAAAGTGGAACTTTTGCTGAATCATTTTCTAGACATGAGGAAAATTTGAGAGATGATTTGGAGAAGGTGCAATGTTGGAGGGATGCATTTGGTGAGGCAGGCAAAACAGCAGGATATGATTTACCAAATGGCTACGATGG GTATGAATCTAATTGCATCCAGCATGTTGTTGAAGACATACTGGGTAAATTGTGTCAAGTTACTTCAACCATTGATAATGATTTAGTGGGGATGGAATCTCGAGTGCGTGAAGTAAGTTCATTACTAAGGATGGAAACACATGATGTTCGTTTTATTGGAATTTGGGGGATGGGCGGCATTGGTAAGACAACAATTGCAAGCGCTGTGTTTGGCAAATATTCTGGCCTATTTGAAGGTGTTTGTTTTCTTGATAATGTTGCAGAAATGCAAAGGACATATGGACTGCAATATTTGCAAGGTGTTCTCCTCTCAAAAATCCTAAAGGTAAGCTTAACTATTACAAGTGTATATGAAGGCATGGAAATCATAAAGAAGAGGTTGCGCACAATGAAGGTTTTGATCATTCTTGATGATGTAAATCAAAAAGACCAATTAGAAATGTTAGTTGGATGGCATGATTGGTTTGGTAGTGGTAGTAGAATTTTGATTACAACAAGAGATAAACATTTGTTAGATAATCATATTGTGGATGAAGTGTATTCTGTGAACTTGATGACTCTTAATGAAGCTATTGAGCTATTTAGCCTACATGCCTTTAAGCAAAGAATTCCTAAGAAAGACTTTGAGGAGCTTTCAAATCAAGTTGTACATTGTGCCGCTTTGCTCCCTTTAGCTTTGAAAGTTTTAGGTTCGTTTCTCTATGGATTAGACAGGAGCCAGTGGAGATCCGCTTGGGAAAGCCTGAAGGATCtgccaaatgatgaaattcttgCTAAGCTTAAGATAAGTTTTGAAGGACTGGGGCATGTTGATCAGAGACTCTTTCTAGATATTGCATGCTTTTATAGAGGAAAATTGAGGAGTTATGTAGAGGAAATACTTGAGAGCTGCGATATCGGATCTACAATAAGAATAAAAGTCTTGATTGAAAAGTCTCTCTTATTTATCTCACCATATGACACAATTGAAATGCATGATTTGATACAAGAAATGGCCTGGCACATCGTGAGTCAAGATGACTCGCGAAGGAGTAGAATATGGCTTCCCGAGGACATCGAGGATTTGTTTACTGGGAATTTG GAAGCAGAATCTGTGGAGGGACTATGGATACCAAGGAATTACATTCCAAAACAGGATATATCATATTACAACATCAGTGAAGCATTTAGGAGAATGAAAAGATTAAGGGTACTTGTAGTTAGAGCAACAAATTTCTGCTCTATTGACCCGATTACTCATCTTCCTAGCAGCCTAAGGTGGCTTGATTGGGAAGCTTGCCCTTTAAATTCATTGCCACAGAGTTTTGAACCATCAAAGCTTCTTCGCCTTGATATACTCGAATGTAGTACACTTCAGAAACTCTGGTTAATTCCGAAG GGTTTGGACAAATTAAAAACTTTGTACCTCAGCTATTGCGAACACTTGGAAGAAGTTCCAAGCTTTGAGTTGATGCCAAATTTAGAGAGAGTAAAGCTAGAGGGATGTAAGAGTTTGAGAGAAGTGAGCCCATCGTTTGGAGTTCTCATGAAGCTCACTTCACTGGAGCTAATTGATTGTCAGAGCCTTGAGAAGCTTCCAAGTTATATTCAGATGGAATCCCTTAAGAGTCTCAAACTTTCTTGTCTTCCAAAGTTGAGGGAATTACCAGAAACCAAGGGGTTGCACCGTTTATTGACATTGGAGCTAACTGATTGTCAGAGTCTTGAGATGCTTCCAAGTTGTAATCAGATGGAATCTCTTGTGATTCTCAAACTTTCTTGTCTTCCAAAAATAATGGCTTTGCCGGCAACAGAAGGGATGCACCATTTATTGGAACTTGTTATAGAATATACTCCAATAGTAGAGCTTCCGGTGTCAATTGGAAATCTTGGTTCCCTCAAACAACTATGGTTAAGTCATTGTAAAGATCTGGTAAGCATTCCGAACAGCTTTTCTTGTCTGAAGAATCTAAGAGTTCTTGTGATCTACAACTGCAAAAGATTTGCAGATTTGCCAGAGAAGATGGGGGACTTGAAGCTTTTAGAAAAGCTAGTAATATCTGGTACTGCAATTTCCCGTATACCCCCTTCAGTTGCAGACCTTGGTGAACTAAGCTTTTTATCATTCTCTCGCTGGTTTGGATACAGAGAAGATGCAACTTTTCTGTTACCCTCTGCATCAGGTTCATCGTCGTTTAGGGTGTTAAAGCTTAAGAAGCACACACTATGCAGTGGAGAACATTTTCAGGATCTTGGATGCTTATCTTCTTTGGCTCACTTGGATTTCACTAGAAATGATTTTACGAGTTTCAATGAAAGCAACAATCAGCCCTTTCATTACCTAGATATAACATTTTGTGAGAAGCTTGTATTGCCCAGACTTCCAGCATGCATAAAGGAGTTATATGCATATGATCCTTTAGTCTTGAAAAGCATTCCTGATTTCCCCACAAAATATTCAGAGCTGTATTCAGTGTCATTCGCACAGCATATTGAGAACAGAGGGGAACTGACTGATATCTTGCACTTTGTCCTTCGTTTAATTAGTGCGGCATCTCAG TGTGAGAAAGTGCTACCTTTTAGCATTTTTTCCCCTGGAGATATAAGATGGAGCGGGTTCAATTATTATCGAAAAGAACATACAAAAAGATTCTCCACTCCACTTGATCCATGTTGGTATGAGAGTAAATTCAAGGGATTTGTTATATGCTTTCGTGTACCATTGGATACTGTTCAGAACCAGAAACCTTTGGATGCTAAATCACGAAGAGGAAGTCACTGGTTCGGTTGCACTAAGGTTACAGTTAAGTTAGTGCAAAGATATGACAGGCAAGAACAAGATGTACTCCAGAAAAAATGTTTGATTGTTGCTCGCCAAGCATTTTGCTCTCATAGTAGTAAATATGCCATTTGCTTTAGCTACATACCTTTTGTAGCACTATGGCATACTTCTGATAGTGAAAAGGGGAAGAAGCCAAATGACTATTGCTTCTTTGAGGCGTCTATAGACCCAGGCACTGCAACAAAATGGGGACTTCTTCTGGTGTACGAGAATAAAATTCAACAGATAGATCAATCAACCATCGTGGTCCAACGTGATGTTGAGTCTCCAAGTTCTGACCTGTTGAGAGAATCTAATGATGACCAAGGCCAGAAAACGGAGGATGCTTCTGTTAAGAGAAGACGGCTTGATATTTGTCAAAGAGATAATATGGTTTCATTTGAAGCTGGCTGCTCTATGAAATTTCAAGCGATAAAGGACTCATGCTCTCCCAGTGAGTTTCAAACTTTCCAAATAATTCCTGATCAACAATTGGAAACACCATGCTCTTCTGCAGCTCAAAGCTTCCGACACAGGGAAGAGTCATGCTCTTCTGGACAGCCACAAACTTTACAGCTCCCTCTAGCTGATCCACAAGTTGATGAAGTGATAAATGAGGCTACCTCCGGCATGGTATTTGAACAACTGGAAGCGCCAAGCTCTTCCGAGCAGCCTGAATCTTTTGAAGTCTCTCCAGATGAGCACAAAGATAATTCAGTGACAAATGGGTCTAGCAGCTCTGAGGTATTCCAAGAATTGGAGGCACCATGCTCTTCTGGACAACCTCAAATTCTCCAGCTCTTTCCCGAGCATTCATGA